One part of the Oncorhynchus clarkii lewisi isolate Uvic-CL-2024 chromosome 7, UVic_Ocla_1.0, whole genome shotgun sequence genome encodes these proteins:
- the LOC139413850 gene encoding peroxisomal membrane protein 4 — translation MAGPDLVKTVVYTINNILHQEKYKAALAVVKGFRNGAVYGAKIRAPHALVMTFLFRSGSLKDKLRAIVKATYQHSRNLAYFVFTYKGLQALQERIQGKSLPSQSFFAACLGGWLVFGENNNINSQINMYLLSRILFALSRLAVEKGIVPQPKRDPFPLFATLVWGIVLWLFEYHPHTLQPSLQSSMNYLYHDSNVWHDISDFLVYNKPRTVAPK, via the exons ATGGCAGGTCCAGATTTAGTCAAAACTGTGGTGTACACGATTAATAATATATTACATCAAGAAAAGTATAAAGCTGCACTTGCAGTTGTTAAAGGATTCCGAAATGGTGCTGT TTATGGGGCAAAAATCCGGGCACCCCATGCTCTTGTCATGACGTTTCTTTTCAGAAGTGGAAG CCTGAAAGATAAGCTGCGAGCCATTGTGAAGGCCACGTACCAACACTCGCGCAACCTCGCCTACTTTGTGTTCACGTACAAAGGACTGCAAGCCCTACAGGAGAGGATCCAGGGGAAGAGTCTACCATCTCAGTCCTTCTTCGCCGCCTGCCTCGGTGGCTGGTTGGTGTTTGGGgaaaacaacaacatcaataGCCAG ATCAACATGTACCTGCTGTCTAGGATCCTGTTTGCCTTGTCTCGCCTGGCTGTGGAGAAAGGCATTGTACCACAGCCCAAGCGGGACCCCTTCCCCCTGTTTGCTACCCTGGTGTGGGGCATCGTGCTATGGCTGTTCGAGTACCACCCCCACACCCTGCAGCCTTCACTGCAGTCCTCCATGAACTACCTCTACCACGACAGCAACGTGTGGCATGATATCTCAGACTTCCTTGTCTACAACAAGCCAAGGACTGTCGCGCCCAAGTGA